The Blastopirellula marina DNA segment TATCGACGTTGGTGACCCAGTCGTTGTCAAACATCCCGCTGTCGCTCGAAGCGAGCAAGTCAGGGGCGTCGCCGAGCGGCGCGACCGTGTCGATCGTCACGTTCAACAGGTAGTCAAAGCTGATGTTGCCCGCACGATCGCCCACTTCCAACTTGAAGTTGTAACGACCGTCCGGCAGCACGGCGGTTTCGCGGGTCAGCAGCGTCAGGTCGGTCAGGCCGTCGACGAGGTTGGCCGGCGGAATCGCGCCATCGACCGACGAATCGTACAGCAGGAACTC contains these protein-coding regions:
- a CDS encoding Ig-like domain-containing protein, with protein sequence EFLLYDSSVDGAIPPANLVDGLTDLTLLTRETAVLPDGRYNFKLEVGDRAGNISFDYLLNVTIDTVAPLGDAPDLLASSDSGMFDNDWVTNVDTPTFNGTGEVNSTVFLYANDELVGQTIVNADGTWNIETTALEDGVYTISTVYEDLAGNRSDAQVADMQLEVDTYVP